The genome window CGAAACCGGGATCGTTGCCCCAAAACGTGTTCACTACTCCAATTGCAAATGCCACAATGCCAAACACCCAGCTGATAATATTCAGGGTCATAGTTCCGGCATTTGCCTCCAGTGCTTCTTGAAATTCCTTTTCGTTAGTCATAATTTTATACTTTAAAGCGTTCAACATCTGATCAGTTAAAGCTGCTTAATCCCACATAGTGCCGTTTAAGCCCAGCACAATACCTAGCCACAGCACTACTATGAAAACAACTAGGCTTAGTACATAAGCTAAAGCCTTTCTCCAGCCGCCTTCGTAGCGCAGATAATCCATGTTGTAGTAAAAAAGCCCTCCCAGTGCACCAGCCGCCGGAACTATAAGCAGGGGCTTAACCATCCAGAATCTTGACCAGCTTG of Pontibacter deserti contains these proteins:
- a CDS encoding potassium transporter KefB; translation: MTQRSGFQNHPVHGASVGKRMLHGAVIGLIIISFFLIGAGDPDPSWSRFWMVKPLLIVPAAGALGGLFYYNMDYLRYEGGWRKALAYVLSLVVFIVVLWLGIVLGLNGTMWD